One window of the Leptospira ryugenii genome contains the following:
- the nusA gene encoding transcription termination factor NusA: protein MATKQVTKETGLFEAIQQFCQDKSLDRELVLGVIRDSLLTAYRKKVGLDVDPENRCQVEFGQDNKNEIVISVLRDIVSSEPKSALEISLEEAQKVEPGATVGSQIRVYEKPQDLSRVLSSQAKQMVFQRLRDIEKELLFEEYKSKEGELTHGYFQRWKKDAMSIDLGKVEGIMLKKDQNPGEKYRQGDRLKAIISRVEMRPREPMPVITLSRASGDFVKKLFEMEIPEVYDGIVEIRDVARIPSFRTKVVVHTNKMDVDPVGACVGMKGVRIQAIVRELGNERIDIVLHSDEPSVFIANAISPAKPVEVHVDRKRGDALVIVPDESLSLAIGINGSNVKLVSQLSGYKIDIKTVSQYNQELASPEAREKLDRLFNAQQEAMEQSADSGAEEGVDEDDDSYTPLTEIPGLTPRIIDLLEAGGIKNVETLVDFSPEELSKISGIGRTTAEQILRLLRESIEWVEEG from the coding sequence ATGGCAACAAAACAAGTAACGAAAGAAACAGGCCTCTTTGAAGCCATCCAACAATTTTGCCAGGATAAGTCTCTGGACCGTGAGCTCGTATTAGGAGTCATCCGCGATTCCTTACTGACAGCATACCGCAAAAAGGTGGGCCTAGATGTTGACCCAGAGAACCGCTGCCAGGTTGAGTTTGGCCAAGACAACAAAAACGAAATTGTCATCAGTGTCCTCCGTGACATCGTTTCTTCTGAGCCAAAAAGTGCTTTGGAAATCTCCTTAGAGGAGGCCCAAAAAGTTGAGCCAGGTGCCACCGTTGGCTCGCAAATCCGAGTCTATGAAAAACCCCAAGACCTATCCAGGGTTTTGTCAAGCCAGGCCAAACAAATGGTCTTCCAAAGGCTCAGAGACATCGAGAAAGAACTATTATTTGAAGAATATAAATCCAAAGAGGGAGAGCTCACCCATGGCTACTTCCAAAGATGGAAAAAAGATGCCATGAGCATAGATCTAGGGAAGGTCGAGGGCATTATGCTCAAAAAAGACCAAAACCCTGGGGAAAAATACCGCCAAGGGGACAGGCTGAAAGCAATCATCTCGCGGGTAGAGATGAGACCCCGTGAGCCTATGCCCGTCATCACTCTCTCCCGGGCCTCCGGGGATTTTGTGAAAAAGCTCTTTGAAATGGAGATCCCAGAAGTATACGATGGCATCGTGGAAATCAGAGACGTGGCAAGGATTCCGTCCTTCCGAACAAAAGTAGTCGTACACACAAATAAGATGGATGTAGACCCAGTCGGTGCTTGCGTGGGGATGAAGGGTGTACGCATTCAGGCAATCGTGCGAGAACTTGGCAATGAACGCATTGACATTGTCCTCCATTCTGATGAGCCAAGTGTTTTTATCGCCAATGCCATTTCCCCTGCTAAGCCTGTGGAAGTGCATGTTGACCGAAAGAGGGGAGATGCACTTGTGATTGTTCCCGATGAATCTCTTTCCCTTGCCATCGGCATCAACGGATCCAATGTCAAACTAGTGTCTCAGTTATCTGGCTACAAGATTGACATCAAAACAGTCTCTCAGTACAACCAAGAATTGGCATCTCCAGAAGCTAGGGAGAAGTTAGATAGACTTTTCAATGCCCAGCAAGAGGCGATGGAACAGAGTGCAGACTCTGGTGCTGAGGAAGGGGTGGATGAGGATGACGATTCCTACACACCGCTCACAGAAATCCCTGGCCTAACTCCTAGGATCATAGACCTTCTAGAAGCCGGTGGGATCAAAAACGTAGAAACACTTGTGGACTTTAGTCCAGAGGAATTATCCAAAATTTCCGGGATCGGAAGGACCACCGCAGAGCAGATTTTACGCTTGTTACGCGAGTCAATTGAGTGGGTAGAAGAGGGCTAA
- a CDS encoding LIC_12708 family protein produces the protein MRFLVFLSASLLLGNCLRFRVDTLSPDLLFRIPLGTSSDTWEGVVVNQVLTNVPLSLPVTGNLLALADNKHSIIKLFDRNGRLEASLGNPDFKPISGIPHYPFRFGGIGIVALTEDGDLIVQNRIASKATETTEETDSVFKSYSGSFSTKGSTILPSFLVQISQKGVVKYLLGASGKNSEPFRYIEAVIPGEGDKLFVYHRIAEEMRLTYFDEGELKGNIRESLLPVFTSPEAKDFDITLDKMLPHPEGEYVLASFSYFSKKDKRFKYRKIFRYTFGGKDDIFVKEIQDPSEILFSIRNNNEFYIWETEDQGNSVRLQVHDQEGNHINNRRLPFAPPRGQWRETYTDSDDTIYSVRIRSGALEVYRWI, from the coding sequence ATGCGTTTCCTAGTATTTCTCTCAGCCTCCCTCCTCTTGGGAAACTGCCTACGGTTTCGGGTCGATACGCTAAGCCCTGACCTCCTCTTCCGCATCCCTTTGGGTACGAGCTCGGATACTTGGGAGGGGGTGGTCGTGAACCAGGTCCTAACGAATGTGCCCTTGAGCTTACCTGTGACAGGGAATCTTTTGGCCCTTGCGGACAACAAACACTCCATCATAAAACTCTTTGATCGAAATGGCCGCCTCGAAGCTAGCTTAGGAAATCCAGACTTCAAACCAATCTCAGGGATTCCCCATTACCCCTTTCGGTTCGGAGGGATTGGCATTGTGGCACTCACTGAGGACGGGGATCTCATCGTACAAAACCGCATTGCATCTAAGGCGACAGAAACGACTGAAGAGACAGATTCTGTCTTTAAATCCTATAGTGGTAGTTTTTCGACAAAAGGTAGCACCATACTGCCCTCTTTTCTCGTGCAGATTTCCCAAAAAGGTGTCGTCAAGTATCTGTTAGGGGCTTCAGGAAAGAATAGTGAGCCATTTCGGTACATAGAAGCCGTAATCCCTGGGGAAGGAGACAAACTCTTTGTCTACCATAGGATAGCCGAAGAAATGCGTCTTACTTATTTTGATGAGGGCGAGTTGAAAGGGAATATACGAGAGTCATTGCTCCCAGTTTTTACAAGCCCAGAAGCGAAGGACTTTGACATCACTTTGGATAAGATGTTACCACATCCAGAAGGAGAGTATGTTTTAGCTTCTTTTAGTTATTTTTCGAAAAAAGACAAACGATTTAAATATAGAAAAATCTTTCGTTATACGTTTGGTGGGAAAGATGATATTTTTGTAAAGGAAATCCAGGATCCATCAGAGATTCTATTCTCGATTCGCAACAATAACGAATTCTATATTTGGGAGACTGAAGACCAGGGCAATTCTGTACGTCTCCAAGTACACGACCAAGAAGGAAACCATATAAATAACCGAAGACTTCCCTTTGCCCCTCCCAGAGGCCAATGGAGGGAAACTTATACAGATTCGGACGATACCATTTATTCTGTCAGAATCCGTTCTGGCGCTTTAGAGGTCTACCGTTGGATCTAA
- the rimP gene encoding ribosome maturation factor RimP — MSSFGYGLVYTEENIRELIEKILIPPLALFSLHVQNRKNHALIEISLDRLDHKTGSASLEDCEEVSKRLKEELDLWGEDFNFTLQVSSCGAERELRLPEDLDRFQGLLAKLEVRGESGNWEKLVYRLGPRQDEMIELTPFDRKSAKKKTAKPIQLSLGEIRKGNLFLEY; from the coding sequence TTGAGTTCTTTTGGATATGGTTTGGTATACACTGAGGAAAACATTCGAGAACTGATAGAAAAGATTCTCATTCCACCTCTAGCGCTTTTTTCGCTCCACGTACAGAATCGGAAGAACCACGCCCTCATTGAGATTTCGCTGGATCGCCTCGATCACAAAACTGGATCCGCCAGTTTAGAAGATTGTGAGGAGGTTTCCAAGAGACTCAAGGAGGAGTTGGATTTATGGGGAGAAGATTTTAACTTCACCCTGCAAGTCTCCTCATGCGGAGCCGAGCGTGAGCTACGTTTGCCTGAGGATCTGGACAGGTTCCAAGGACTTTTAGCCAAATTAGAAGTCCGAGGTGAGAGTGGAAATTGGGAAAAGCTGGTATATCGGCTAGGACCAAGGCAGGATGAGATGATTGAGCTGACTCCTTTTGACAGAAAGTCTGCCAAAAAAAAGACGGCAAAGCCCATCCAACTGTCCTTGGGTGAAATTCGAAAAGGAAATCTATTTTTAGAATATTAG